In Anseongella ginsenosidimutans, one genomic interval encodes:
- the gldC gene encoding gliding motility protein GldC: MRKAEIVFEVELDDQHLPEKINWKATDSTGEFQSCKSVMLAVWDHQRQNTLRVDLWTKDMPVDEMKRFFYESLMTMADTFERATGEKNITEDLRDYCAHFSEKMKLSQ, encoded by the coding sequence ATGAGAAAAGCCGAAATAGTTTTCGAGGTGGAACTCGACGACCAGCATTTGCCCGAGAAGATCAATTGGAAGGCAACCGACTCAACCGGCGAGTTTCAGTCATGCAAGTCTGTGATGCTGGCTGTATGGGATCATCAAAGGCAGAATACGCTGCGTGTGGATCTCTGGACCAAAGACATGCCGGTAGATGAAATGAAGCGATTCTTTTACGAGAGCCTGATGACCATGGCCGACACCTTTGAACGGGCCACCGGGGAAAAGAATATCACGGAAGACCTCCGCGATTACTGCGCCCATTTTTCCGA